Proteins co-encoded in one Desulfonatronum sp. SC1 genomic window:
- the hflX gene encoding GTPase HflX — MLSTDLGRQVGLLIDRQGRPKIIIVGDAHGILIPELPPGRHGPGRLRGLRLLHTHLNQDPLNEEDLMDLIFLRLDSIAALGLDPTGLPSVLSWAHLLPGESDQGPYRVSKLVAWDQVHVNFLEQTEAIEEELSRTIAAQNAAPNAGRIGDRALLVSVDTLPRAEQERNLQELTELARTAGITVVGLVIQRVTRHNPKHILGKGKLAELEVQALRTNAGLLLFDQDLSPTQIRNLSQLSERKVLDRTQLILDIFAQHAKTRAGKLQVEMAQLRYAMPRLVRQDRAMSRLAGGIGGRGPGETKLELDRRKIRQRIAKIKQELDTLRRQREATRVRRQKVGLPVVAMVGYTNTGKSSLLNVLTSSEVLAENKLFATLDPTSRRVRFPEHREVILTDTVGFIRRLPPELKEAFRATLEELDEADLFLHVADAAHLELERQVRDVRAILTDMGLHEIPTLLVLNKLDLLAAEDRLELGRLLPEGVGISVASGEGLEHLVQRIMAALPASVA, encoded by the coding sequence ATGCTCAGCACGGACCTGGGCCGCCAAGTCGGACTGCTCATCGACCGTCAGGGTCGTCCGAAAATTATCATCGTGGGCGACGCCCACGGCATCCTCATCCCCGAACTCCCTCCCGGCCGCCACGGCCCGGGCCGACTGCGCGGTCTGCGCCTGCTGCACACCCACCTGAATCAAGACCCCCTGAACGAGGAAGATCTGATGGACCTGATCTTTCTCCGCCTGGACTCCATCGCCGCTCTGGGCTTGGACCCCACGGGCCTGCCCAGCGTGCTGTCCTGGGCCCACCTTCTGCCCGGCGAGTCGGACCAAGGGCCGTACCGCGTTTCAAAGCTCGTCGCCTGGGACCAAGTCCACGTCAATTTTTTGGAACAAACCGAAGCCATCGAAGAGGAACTGAGCAGAACCATCGCCGCTCAAAATGCCGCGCCGAACGCCGGACGAATTGGGGACCGGGCTCTGTTGGTCAGCGTGGATACGCTTCCCCGGGCCGAGCAGGAACGCAACCTCCAGGAACTGACGGAACTGGCCCGAACGGCCGGGATCACCGTGGTCGGCCTGGTGATCCAGCGAGTAACGCGCCATAATCCCAAGCACATTCTGGGCAAGGGCAAACTGGCCGAACTGGAGGTCCAGGCGCTGCGGACCAATGCCGGACTGCTGTTGTTCGACCAGGATTTAAGCCCCACCCAGATCCGCAACCTGAGCCAGCTCAGCGAACGCAAGGTTCTGGACCGGACCCAGTTGATCCTGGACATCTTCGCCCAGCACGCCAAAACCAGGGCCGGGAAGCTGCAAGTGGAGATGGCCCAGCTCCGCTACGCCATGCCCCGGCTGGTTCGCCAGGACAGGGCCATGAGCCGCTTGGCCGGGGGGATCGGAGGACGAGGACCGGGGGAAACGAAGCTGGAGCTGGATCGGCGCAAAATTCGGCAGCGGATCGCCAAAATCAAGCAGGAATTGGACACACTGCGCCGTCAAAGAGAGGCCACGCGGGTCAGGCGGCAAAAGGTGGGTCTGCCCGTTGTGGCCATGGTCGGCTACACCAACACGGGCAAGTCCAGCCTGCTGAACGTGCTGACGTCCAGCGAGGTGCTGGCTGAAAACAAGCTCTTCGCCACGCTGGATCCAACAAGTCGCCGGGTCCGTTTCCCGGAACACCGGGAAGTGATCCTCACGGACACCGTGGGCTTCATCCGCCGCCTGCCTCCGGAACTCAAGGAAGCCTTCCGGGCCACGTTGGAGGAACTGGACGAAGCGGACCTGTTTCTGCACGTGGCCGACGCGGCCCACCTGGAATTGGAACGCCAGGTCAGAGACGTACGTGCCATTTTGACGGACATGGGGCTGCACGAAATTCCGACCCTGCTGGTGCTGAACAAACTCGACCTTCTCGCCGCTGAGGATCGGCTTGAACTCGGTCGACTTCTTCCGGAAGGCGTCGGGATCTCCGTCGCGTCCGGCGAGGGGCTGGAGCACTTGGTCCAACGGATCATGGCCGCCCTGCCGGCGTCGGTCGCGTAG
- a CDS encoding GGDEF domain-containing protein, translated as MKECFEDLCETMEQLGVPRESKWRGLIMYMRSIRDYEFLTPDQRERTQELVMEVLRKKDFSEEAFRKLLRDNEGIINDQWREKLTETLQDTALLIKQFQDMLMHRKSDVQDLGVMTLETIQREQPLDEMVLEIQSGFQKIEELLQQDLETIVSIGLTDELTQLNNRRALDAFLNRAITTAVASGKPLSMIFMDIDHFKKFNDDYGHLVGDQALVTVAGLLKSFVEHQAKLSDQELFPARFGGEEFVLILPGVSGEDAVDMAEIIRKKIENYNFLVRDVDGKVLSAGIKITVSAGVSELHVGCGLGPGISTLIDAADKALYQAKNNGRNRVELCPPARSA; from the coding sequence ATGAAAGAATGTTTCGAAGATCTCTGCGAAACCATGGAGCAGCTGGGAGTCCCCCGGGAGTCCAAATGGCGCGGCTTGATCATGTACATGCGCAGCATCAGGGACTACGAATTCCTGACTCCGGATCAACGGGAGCGGACGCAGGAATTGGTCATGGAGGTGCTACGCAAGAAGGATTTTTCCGAGGAAGCCTTCCGCAAGCTGCTCCGGGACAACGAGGGGATCATCAATGACCAGTGGCGGGAAAAACTGACCGAGACCTTGCAGGATACCGCGCTCCTGATCAAGCAATTTCAGGATATGCTGATGCACAGGAAAAGCGACGTTCAGGACTTGGGCGTGATGACCCTGGAGACGATCCAGCGAGAGCAGCCCCTAGACGAGATGGTGCTGGAGATCCAAAGCGGGTTTCAGAAGATCGAGGAGCTGTTGCAGCAGGATCTGGAGACCATAGTCTCCATCGGACTGACAGACGAGCTGACGCAGCTGAACAACCGTCGGGCCCTGGACGCGTTTCTGAACCGGGCGATTACCACGGCCGTGGCTTCCGGGAAGCCCTTATCCATGATCTTCATGGACATCGACCACTTCAAGAAATTCAACGACGACTACGGCCATCTTGTTGGTGACCAGGCCCTGGTCACGGTGGCCGGTCTGCTCAAGTCGTTCGTGGAGCACCAAGCCAAACTCAGCGACCAGGAACTGTTCCCGGCCCGGTTCGGCGGGGAGGAGTTCGTCCTGATCCTGCCCGGCGTTTCCGGCGAGGATGCTGTGGACATGGCCGAAATCATCCGCAAGAAAATCGAGAACTACAATTTTCTGGTTCGCGACGTCGACGGCAAAGTTCTTTCGGCCGGGATCAAGATCACCGTCAGTGCCGGGGTCTCGGAACTGCATGTCGGATGCGGTCTGGGGCCGGGCATTTCTACCCTGATCGACGCCGCGGACAAGGCCCTGTATCAGGCCAAGAACAACGGCAGAAACAGGGTCGAGTTGTGTCCGCCGGCGAGATCGGCATAA
- the groL gene encoding chaperonin GroEL (60 kDa chaperone family; promotes refolding of misfolded polypeptides especially under stressful conditions; forms two stacked rings of heptamers to form a barrel-shaped 14mer; ends can be capped by GroES; misfolded proteins enter the barrel where they are refolded when GroES binds) — MPAKELLFDAKARERLKKGIDTLANAVKVTLGPKGRNVVIEKSFGSPVITKDGVTVAKEIELSDRFENMGAQMVKEVASKTSDVAGDGTTTATILAQAIFTDGVKLVAAGRNPMAIKRGIDKAVEAVVADLANQTKPTRDQKEIAQVGTISANNDPTIGNIIAEAMNKVGKEGVITVEEAKGLETTLEVVEGMQFDRGYLSPYFVTDPEKMLCELDEPLILICEKKVSSMKDMLPVLEQVAKMSKPLLIISEDVEGEALATLVVNKLRGTLQVSAVKAPGFGERRKAMLQDIAILTGGQMVSEDLGIKLENISLNDLGKAKRIVINKENTTIIDGAGDPEQIKARVRQIRSEIEETTSDYDREKLQERLAKIVGGVAVINVGASTETEMKEKKARVEDALNATRAAVEEGIVPGGGVALVRAVKSLGSIKTVDDDEAAGVTLVRRAIEEPLRMISANAGFEGSIVVEKVKDGKDGFGFNAATGVYEDLIAAGVIDPKKVTRIALQNAASVAGLLLTTECAVAEKPEPKKDMPMPGGGMGGMGGMGGMY, encoded by the coding sequence ATGCCTGCTAAAGAACTACTTTTTGACGCCAAGGCGCGTGAACGACTGAAAAAAGGCATAGACACCCTGGCCAATGCCGTAAAGGTGACCCTGGGCCCCAAGGGCCGCAACGTGGTCATCGAAAAGTCCTTCGGTTCCCCGGTGATCACCAAGGACGGCGTGACCGTGGCCAAGGAAATCGAACTGTCCGACAGGTTCGAGAACATGGGCGCCCAGATGGTCAAGGAAGTGGCCAGCAAGACCAGCGACGTGGCCGGCGACGGCACCACCACCGCCACCATTCTGGCCCAGGCCATCTTCACCGACGGCGTGAAGCTGGTGGCCGCGGGACGCAACCCCATGGCCATCAAGCGCGGCATCGATAAGGCCGTGGAGGCCGTGGTGGCTGACTTGGCCAACCAGACCAAGCCCACCCGCGACCAGAAGGAAATCGCCCAGGTCGGAACCATTTCCGCCAACAACGACCCGACCATCGGCAACATCATCGCCGAGGCCATGAACAAGGTCGGCAAGGAAGGCGTGATCACCGTGGAGGAAGCCAAGGGCCTGGAGACCACTCTGGAAGTGGTGGAAGGGATGCAGTTCGACCGCGGCTACCTCTCTCCTTATTTCGTTACCGATCCGGAAAAAATGCTCTGCGAACTGGATGAGCCGCTGATCCTGATCTGCGAGAAGAAGGTCTCCAGCATGAAGGACATGCTGCCCGTGTTGGAGCAGGTGGCCAAGATGTCCAAGCCGCTCTTGATCATCTCCGAGGATGTGGAAGGCGAAGCCCTGGCCACCCTGGTGGTGAACAAGCTGCGCGGCACCCTGCAGGTTTCCGCCGTCAAAGCCCCCGGCTTCGGCGAACGCCGCAAGGCCATGCTTCAGGACATCGCCATCCTGACCGGCGGGCAGATGGTTTCCGAAGACCTGGGCATCAAGCTGGAGAACATCTCCCTGAACGACCTGGGCAAGGCCAAGCGCATCGTGATCAACAAGGAAAACACCACGATCATCGACGGCGCCGGTGACCCTGAGCAGATCAAGGCACGGGTTCGGCAGATCCGCAGCGAAATCGAAGAGACCACTTCCGATTACGACCGCGAGAAGTTGCAAGAGCGGCTGGCCAAGATCGTCGGCGGCGTGGCCGTGATCAACGTGGGTGCTTCCACCGAAACCGAGATGAAGGAAAAGAAGGCTCGGGTCGAGGACGCCCTGAACGCCACCCGTGCCGCGGTTGAGGAAGGCATCGTGCCCGGCGGCGGCGTGGCCCTGGTCCGTGCCGTGAAGAGCCTGGGTTCCATCAAGACCGTGGATGACGACGAAGCAGCCGGGGTGACCCTGGTCCGTCGGGCCATCGAGGAGCCGTTGCGGATGATCTCCGCCAATGCCGGCTTCGAAGGCTCCATCGTGGTGGAGAAGGTCAAGGACGGCAAGGACGGCTTCGGCTTCAACGCCGCCACCGGCGTATACGAAGACCTGATCGCCGCCGGCGTCATCGATCCCAAGAAGGTGACCCGCATCGCACTGCAGAACGCCGCTTCCGTGGCCGGTCTGCTGCTGACCACCGAATGCGCCGTGGCCGAGAAGCCCGAGCCCAAGAAGGATATGCCCATGCCCGGCGGCGGGATGGGTGGAATGGGTGGCATGGGCGGAATGTACTAG
- the groES gene encoding co-chaperone GroES: MKLKPLNDRVLVKRLEGEEVTKGGIIIPDSAKEKPMKGEIIAVGPGKVGDDGKRAEMAVAAGNKVLFNKYAGTEMKVDGEEFLVMREDDILAIIED, from the coding sequence ATGAAACTGAAGCCATTGAATGATCGTGTTCTGGTGAAGCGGCTCGAGGGCGAGGAAGTGACCAAGGGCGGGATTATCATTCCTGATTCGGCCAAGGAAAAGCCGATGAAGGGTGAAATTATCGCCGTGGGCCCCGGCAAAGTGGGCGACGACGGCAAGCGCGCCGAAATGGCCGTGGCCGCCGGAAACAAGGTGCTCTTCAACAAGTACGCCGGCACCGAGATGAAGGTCGACGGCGAAGAGTTCCTGGTGATGCGCGAGGACGACATCCTGGCCATCATTGAAGACTAG
- the amrB gene encoding AmmeMemoRadiSam system protein B, which produces MDRNPVVAGRFYPGTKQAWEAEVRSHLPLASSPSKALLAMLPHAGYAYSGAVAGKTLSEVIPTETVLLLGPNHTGLGRPLALWPDGRWLLPGAHLDVDGRLAGHILEAAPAIQADHQAHLQEHSLEVLLPFLWAVQPQSKIVPLAVVEPRLEVLLDTAQKLAEVLAKWPKPVLILVSSDMSHFVSAQRAKELDGLALQSALERDPEKLYATVRDQRISMCGMLPMTLGLATANALGATQARLIAYSTSGDVTGDFSQVVGYAGVVVE; this is translated from the coding sequence ATGGATCGCAATCCCGTCGTGGCCGGTCGGTTTTATCCCGGCACGAAACAAGCCTGGGAGGCTGAAGTCCGAAGCCATCTTCCTCTTGCATCCTCGCCGAGCAAGGCCCTTCTGGCCATGTTGCCTCACGCCGGATATGCGTACTCCGGGGCCGTGGCCGGCAAGACCCTGTCAGAAGTGATTCCGACGGAAACCGTGCTCCTGCTGGGCCCGAACCATACCGGACTCGGACGCCCCCTGGCCCTGTGGCCCGACGGTCGCTGGTTGTTGCCCGGCGCGCACCTGGACGTGGACGGAAGGCTGGCCGGACACATCCTGGAGGCCGCCCCGGCGATTCAAGCCGACCACCAGGCCCATCTTCAGGAACACTCCCTGGAGGTCCTGCTGCCCTTTCTCTGGGCCGTCCAACCCCAATCGAAGATCGTCCCTCTGGCCGTGGTCGAGCCGCGTTTGGAAGTGCTGCTGGACACGGCCCAGAAACTGGCCGAGGTGCTCGCAAAGTGGCCCAAACCAGTACTGATTCTCGTCAGCTCGGACATGAGCCATTTCGTTTCCGCCCAGCGAGCCAAAGAACTGGACGGCTTGGCCCTGCAATCCGCCCTGGAGCGCGACCCGGAGAAGCTCTACGCCACGGTGCGCGATCAGCGGATATCCATGTGCGGGATGCTGCCCATGACTTTGGGGCTGGCCACGGCCAACGCACTTGGAGCGACCCAAGCCCGCCTGATCGCCTACTCCACCTCCGGCGACGTGACCGGGGATTTTTCCCAAGTGGTCGGCTATGCAGGGGTGGTGGTGGAGTAA
- a CDS encoding ABC-F family ATP-binding cassette domain-containing protein, translating into MPMAVPILVSFTGLTKAFTAHPLFTGISLGLFEGERTGLIGPNGSGKSTLLKIVAGLEEPDQGEVHRRKDVRVVYLAQEERFTPGSTVEQVLLDALAEKSPGEWSGESSRGSVERQPECLPESHSTPETFQRVWEISSRLHLPDGPTPVETLSGGWRKRLALARALIQEPDLLLLDEPTNHLDLEGILWLEKLLLQVHFAFVLVSHDRVFLETVTNRIVELNRVYPEGFLRVEGNYSTFLDKREALVAAQEAQEQVLANKVRREIEWLRRGPKARTTKARARIDEAHRLQDELAEVSARNALKQTADITFDATGRKTKRLLEARGLGLTLGERPLFADLDILLSPGTRLGIMGPNGAGKSSLMQLLHGSLQPDQGTLRRADGLRVVYFDQKREQLDPETTLRQALAPTGDTVVFQDRALHVVTWAKRFLFRPDQLGLPVSLLSGGERARVLIARLMRTPADVLLLDEPTNDIDIPTLEVLEEGLRDFPGAIVLITHDRYLLDTLCDKLLILEPGANGHGRARYFSDYAQWLTARSSPDVSAGSDDTPPATKPNAPKTRRPTKLSYGEQREMDGMAERIREAEALEQGLRQALEAPENASKAEVLADLASRLDQAEADLLGLYERLDELETKQREYEHAPT; encoded by the coding sequence ATGCCCATGGCTGTGCCGATTCTCGTCTCCTTCACCGGCCTGACCAAGGCCTTCACCGCTCACCCGCTGTTCACCGGCATTTCCCTCGGCCTGTTCGAAGGCGAACGCACGGGGTTGATCGGCCCCAACGGCTCCGGAAAATCCACCCTACTCAAAATCGTCGCTGGGCTGGAAGAGCCGGACCAGGGAGAGGTGCATCGGCGCAAGGACGTGCGCGTGGTCTATCTCGCCCAGGAAGAGCGCTTCACCCCGGGTAGCACGGTGGAGCAGGTTCTACTGGATGCCCTGGCCGAAAAATCGCCTGGTGAATGGTCTGGTGAATCGTCCAGAGGGTCCGTCGAGAGACAACCTGAATGTCTCCCCGAAAGCCATTCGACCCCGGAAACCTTTCAGCGCGTCTGGGAGATCTCCAGCCGTTTGCATCTGCCTGACGGTCCCACCCCGGTGGAAACCCTGTCAGGCGGCTGGCGCAAACGCCTGGCCCTGGCCCGGGCCCTGATCCAGGAACCGGACCTGCTCCTGCTGGACGAACCCACCAACCATCTGGACTTGGAAGGCATCCTCTGGCTGGAAAAACTCTTGCTTCAGGTCCATTTCGCCTTTGTTCTGGTCAGTCACGACCGGGTCTTTCTAGAAACCGTCACCAACCGAATCGTGGAGCTGAACCGCGTCTACCCCGAAGGATTTCTCCGGGTGGAGGGCAACTACAGTACGTTTCTCGACAAGCGAGAGGCTCTCGTCGCAGCCCAGGAGGCCCAGGAACAGGTTTTGGCCAACAAGGTTCGCCGGGAGATCGAATGGCTGCGCCGCGGGCCCAAGGCGCGAACCACCAAGGCCCGCGCGCGCATCGACGAGGCCCATCGTCTCCAGGACGAGTTGGCCGAGGTCAGCGCCCGCAACGCCCTGAAGCAGACCGCGGACATCACCTTCGACGCCACGGGCCGCAAGACCAAGCGATTACTGGAAGCCCGCGGTCTGGGCCTGACCTTGGGCGAACGGCCCTTGTTCGCCGACCTGGACATCCTGCTCTCCCCTGGAACCCGCCTGGGAATCATGGGACCCAACGGCGCGGGCAAAAGCAGCCTGATGCAACTGCTGCACGGCTCGCTCCAGCCGGACCAGGGCACCCTGCGTCGGGCCGACGGTCTGCGGGTGGTCTACTTCGACCAGAAGCGCGAACAGCTCGACCCCGAAACCACCCTGCGCCAGGCCCTGGCTCCCACCGGGGACACGGTGGTCTTCCAGGACCGCGCCCTGCACGTGGTCACCTGGGCCAAGCGCTTTCTGTTCCGGCCGGACCAACTCGGGCTTCCGGTGTCCTTGCTCTCCGGCGGGGAGCGGGCCAGAGTGCTCATCGCCCGGCTGATGCGCACCCCCGCGGACGTTCTGCTTCTGGACGAGCCCACCAACGACATCGACATTCCGACCCTGGAAGTGCTCGAAGAAGGGCTGCGGGATTTTCCCGGGGCCATCGTGCTGATCACCCACGACCGCTATTTATTGGATACACTCTGCGACAAGCTGCTGATCCTGGAGCCGGGCGCGAACGGACACGGCCGAGCGCGTTATTTTTCAGATTACGCCCAATGGCTGACGGCTCGTTCATCCCCTGACGTCTCCGCCGGGTCCGACGACACCCCCCCAGCGACCAAGCCGAACGCCCCCAAAACCCGGCGCCCCACCAAGCTGTCCTACGGCGAACAGCGGGAGATGGACGGCATGGCGGAACGGATTCGGGAAGCCGAGGCCCTGGAGCAGGGACTGCGCCAAGCCCTGGAAGCTCCAGAAAACGCCTCCAAAGCCGAAGTTCTGGCCGATCTGGCTTCCCGGCTGGACCAGGCCGAGGCCGACCTGCTCGGCCTTTATGAACGCCTTGACGAACTGGAAACCAAACAACGGGAATATGAACATGCCCCGACGTGA
- a CDS encoding D-alanyl-D-alanine carboxypeptidase family protein, producing MPRRDQLAVPLYRAVLIAIATALALALLPGLGLSTAQAAQPQRFTPSSSSAAAAYLLMDADSGQLLVAHDIDASREPASLTKMMTVYVAGQKLLEGTIFMTDEVRVSQRAWRMTGSRMFLDLNSTVSVAALLHGIIVQSGNDASVALAEHIAGNEAEFVHMMNRTAWDLGMTRTNFANPTGLPAPGVQTTARDMATLSLALLRDHPYLYSLHSIRHFEYNNINQTNRNRLLHRDPTVDGIKTGYTRAAGYCQTTSAVRDEMRLIAVVLGAGSVAARTRLNQELLDYGFSNYETHRLHFRGEPLGAIKVWKARQNELAYGLNSDIVVTIPRGRLPDLDQRVSLSLTEPVIGPLLRGQKVGALEISLDGQILAREDVFTMNEAAPAGFFSQVVDSVRLLLLRSNLL from the coding sequence ATGCCCCGACGTGACCAACTCGCAGTACCGCTGTACCGAGCCGTGCTGATCGCCATCGCGACGGCGCTGGCCCTGGCCCTGCTCCCTGGTCTCGGCCTGAGCACCGCCCAGGCCGCCCAGCCCCAGCGCTTCACCCCCTCGTCCTCCTCCGCTGCGGCCGCCTATCTGCTCATGGACGCGGACAGCGGGCAACTCCTGGTGGCTCACGACATCGACGCATCGCGAGAACCGGCCAGCCTGACGAAAATGATGACCGTCTACGTCGCCGGACAAAAGCTGCTTGAAGGGACCATTTTCATGACCGACGAGGTCCGGGTGAGCCAAAGAGCGTGGCGGATGACCGGCTCACGGATGTTCCTGGACCTGAACTCCACCGTGTCCGTGGCCGCCCTGCTGCACGGGATCATCGTCCAATCCGGCAACGACGCCAGCGTGGCCCTGGCCGAACATATCGCAGGCAATGAGGCGGAATTCGTCCACATGATGAACCGTACCGCTTGGGACCTGGGCATGACCCGGACCAACTTCGCCAACCCCACCGGCCTGCCGGCTCCCGGGGTTCAGACCACGGCCCGGGACATGGCCACCCTGTCCCTGGCCCTGCTGCGCGACCACCCCTACCTGTACAGCCTGCATTCCATCCGACACTTCGAGTATAACAACATCAACCAGACCAACCGGAACCGCCTGCTCCACCGGGACCCCACCGTGGACGGCATCAAGACCGGCTACACCCGGGCAGCGGGTTATTGCCAGACCACCTCGGCGGTGCGCGATGAAATGCGCCTCATCGCGGTGGTGCTGGGCGCGGGCTCCGTGGCCGCCCGCACCCGGCTGAACCAGGAGCTGCTGGATTACGGCTTCAGCAACTATGAAACCCATCGGCTGCATTTTCGCGGAGAGCCCCTGGGCGCGATCAAAGTTTGGAAGGCGCGTCAGAACGAGTTGGCCTACGGCTTGAACTCGGATATCGTGGTGACCATTCCCAGGGGACGACTTCCGGATCTGGATCAACGCGTCTCTCTTTCCCTGACCGAACCGGTCATCGGCCCGCTGCTCCGAGGCCAAAAGGTCGGGGCGCTGGAGATCTCCCTGGACGGCCAAATTTTGGCCAGGGAGGACGTGTTTACCATGAACGAGGCGGCCCCGGCCGGTTTCTTCAGCCAAGTCGTAGACTCCGTCCGCCTGCTTTTGCTACGCTCGAATCTGCTCTGA
- a CDS encoding PAS domain-containing sensor histidine kinase, which produces MDQDHASHLQVALGEAHREIARLREQLQDDRRELETLREARDNLRALFHQSPDAILICSSADRIIDLNNRAADLFGVPRLDLMALSPRQDLLRPRGPLDKFEDIRAKLPDGDVLNFNWVARRPGDGKLFPVEISLAKTIWSHQDSMLVCLRDITQNRRIKNLLRRRRKLLAVILDGTPIATFVIDTEHRVIFWNKACEILTGVSRSQCLGKPVDSRIFYPEPSRPVLADLVLTMDRPKIGALYRDKNLASSAFIPEAFEASDRLTIQGASRSMYFLAARCRDERGEIVGAIETIQDITERTQAEAELRASKRLLTEITANIPGVVYQYQASGKDQGSFTFISEGIWNLFGLPAESTLRDPELFFERVHPAVRERFSTSLTFSDPPGPVEFEFSMRRDEGEVRWFKNSSLATRKPDMRVVWNGMLTDITEIKRVESLRADVERMVRHDLKSPLTGIGGLAKVLLRGELPDRQREIASTIYQSAMKLLHMLGHSMALFKMEEGAYELQPEPFDLIRMLRGLHEEFLPSATTKSLDFAYLLDGRPLSWDDEYTLSGEAILLESLFANLIQNAVDAAPESTRITIAVRSPKSSSKLRQDERQQAHPGSLHEIDIHNFGTIPEDIRDRFFDRYVTYGKEHGTGIGTYSAMLIAKIHGGTIRFTTSEAQGTHLIVSLPRQYPA; this is translated from the coding sequence ATGGACCAGGACCACGCCTCTCATCTCCAAGTCGCCTTGGGCGAAGCCCACCGGGAAATCGCCCGTCTTCGCGAACAACTGCAAGACGACCGGCGCGAGTTGGAAACGTTGCGTGAAGCGAGGGACAACCTGCGCGCCCTGTTTCACCAGAGCCCCGACGCCATACTGATCTGTTCCTCGGCCGACCGCATCATCGACCTGAACAACAGGGCCGCGGATCTGTTCGGCGTCCCCCGCCTGGACCTTATGGCCTTGAGTCCACGCCAGGACCTGCTTCGCCCCCGCGGCCCGCTGGACAAGTTCGAGGACATCCGGGCCAAACTCCCGGACGGGGACGTCCTGAACTTCAACTGGGTGGCCAGGCGCCCTGGAGACGGCAAGCTGTTTCCAGTGGAAATCTCCCTCGCCAAGACCATCTGGAGCCACCAAGACTCCATGCTGGTCTGCCTGCGGGACATCACCCAGAACCGCCGGATCAAGAATCTGCTCCGTCGGCGCCGCAAACTGCTGGCCGTGATCCTGGACGGCACTCCCATCGCCACCTTCGTGATCGACACGGAACATCGGGTGATTTTCTGGAACAAGGCCTGCGAAATCCTGACCGGCGTATCCAGGAGCCAATGTCTGGGCAAACCGGTGGACTCTCGTATTTTCTACCCCGAGCCGTCCAGGCCGGTTCTGGCCGATCTGGTCCTGACCATGGACCGTCCAAAAATCGGCGCCCTCTATCGGGACAAAAATCTTGCTTCCAGCGCCTTCATCCCGGAAGCCTTCGAGGCCTCGGACCGGCTGACGATCCAGGGCGCATCGCGTTCCATGTACTTTCTGGCCGCCCGGTGCCGGGACGAACGTGGTGAAATCGTCGGGGCCATCGAGACCATCCAGGACATCACCGAACGGACCCAGGCCGAAGCCGAACTCCGGGCCAGCAAGCGTCTGCTCACGGAAATCACCGCGAACATCCCCGGGGTGGTCTATCAGTACCAGGCTTCCGGCAAGGACCAGGGGAGCTTCACGTTCATCAGCGAGGGTATCTGGAATTTGTTCGGCCTGCCCGCGGAAAGCACGTTGCGGGATCCGGAACTGTTTTTCGAACGCGTGCACCCCGCAGTTCGGGAGCGCTTTTCCACATCCTTGACATTCTCCGACCCCCCCGGCCCGGTGGAATTCGAGTTCTCCATGCGTCGAGACGAGGGCGAGGTGCGCTGGTTCAAGAACAGCTCCCTAGCGACCAGAAAACCGGACATGAGGGTGGTCTGGAACGGGATGCTCACGGACATCACGGAAATCAAGCGCGTCGAGTCTTTGCGGGCCGACGTGGAGCGGATGGTCCGCCACGACCTTAAGTCGCCCCTGACCGGGATCGGCGGACTGGCCAAAGTGTTACTGCGCGGCGAACTCCCCGACCGTCAGCGGGAAATCGCGTCCACCATCTACCAGAGTGCCATGAAGCTTTTGCACATGCTCGGCCACTCCATGGCTCTGTTCAAGATGGAGGAAGGCGCTTACGAACTCCAACCGGAACCCTTCGACCTGATCCGGATGCTGCGTGGCCTGCACGAAGAGTTTTTGCCGTCGGCCACCACCAAGTCCCTGGATTTTGCCTACCTGCTGGACGGCCGCCCCCTATCCTGGGACGATGAATATACCCTTTCCGGAGAGGCGATTCTGCTCGAATCCCTGTTCGCCAATCTAATCCAGAACGCCGTGGACGCCGCTCCGGAAAGCACCCGGATCACCATTGCCGTCCGTTCTCCGAAAAGCAGCTCAAAGCTTCGTCAAGATGAGCGCCAGCAGGCGCATCCGGGTTCTCTGCATGAAATCGACATCCACAACTTCGGCACCATCCCCGAAGACATCCGCGACCGTTTTTTCGACCGCTACGTGACCTACGGCAAGGAGCACGGCACCGGTATCGGAACCTACAGCGCCATGCTCATCGCCAAGATCCACGGGGGAACCATCCGCTTCACCACCTCCGAAGCCCAAGGCACCCACCTGATCGTCTCCCTGCCCCGGCAATATCCCGCCTGA